From one Sulfurovum sp. UBA12169 genomic stretch:
- the atpE gene encoding ATP synthase F0 subunit C, with protein MKKFFLLFLALGAAAFAGEGESMVQAYSVVAAGVGLGLAALGGAIGMGNTAAATIAGTARNPGLGGKLMTTMFIALAMIEAQVIYTLVIALIALYANPFIG; from the coding sequence ATGAAAAAGTTTTTCTTACTTTTCTTGGCACTCGGTGCTGCTGCATTTGCAGGCGAAGGTGAATCTATGGTACAAGCATACTCAGTAGTTGCTGCTGGTGTTGGTCTTGGTCTTGCTGCTCTTGGCGGTGCTATTGGCATGGGTAATACTGCTGCTGCAACAATTGCAGGTACTGCTAGAAACCCTGGTCTTGGCGGTAAATTGATGACAACAATGTTTATTGCATTGGCGATGATCGAAGCACAAGTTATCTATACTCTTGTTATCGCTCTTATCGCACTTTATGCTAACCCATTTATCGGTTAA